From a single Microbacterium terrisoli genomic region:
- the aceE gene encoding pyruvate dehydrogenase (acetyl-transferring), homodimeric type yields MSTLHSAPGVDGHPVDSDPEETAEWIESLDAVVRERGTERGEYLLRTLTGRSRTAAAAVSPEQPVTTDYVNTIPAADEPAYPGDEAIERRYRAWMRWNAAVMVHRAQRPGIGVGGHISTYAGAATLYEVGFNHFFRGKDHPGGGDQVFFQGHASPGMYARAFLEGRLSEADLDGFRQEKSHEGHALSSYPHPRLMPEFWEFPTVSMGIGPMNAIYQAQSNRYLHNQGLKDTSDQHVWAFLGDGEMDEPESRGLLQLAANEGLDNLTFVINCNLQRLDGPVRGNGKIIQELEGFFRGAGWNVIKVIWGREWDDLLARDESGALRDIMNTTLDGDYQTFKGESGAFIRDNFFGRDPRARALVDEYTDEQIWQLKRGGHDYHKVFAAYAQSMQRNGKPTVILAKTVKGYSLGARFEARNATHQMKKLTLEDLKAFRDALRIPITDEQLDADPYQPPYYHPGQDAPELQYLQQRRRELGGYLPERRPDRTEIALPDPKAYAVAARGTGVQQAATTMAFVRVLKDLMRDPEFGKRIVPIIPDEARTFGIDAFFPTAKIYNPKGQNYLSVDRDIVLAYKESVEGRILHVGINEAGSVAAFTAAGTAYATHGVPLIPVYVFYSMFGFQRTGDSLWAAADQMTRGFLISATAGRTTLTGEGLQHADGHSPLLAATNAAVVTYDPAFGYEIGHIVRAGLERMYGAESTDRNHIYNLMVYNEPIVQPAEPDGLDVAGVLGGIHRISQVETPRAHLLASGIGVTWAQEAQQLLRDDWGIAADVWSVTSWTELRRDAVAAEEEAFLHPEREVRVPFIARQLADAHGPIVAVSDYAKDWPDSVRQFVPNDWATLGADGFGFSDTRAAARRYFHIDGPSIVVRTLQLLAARGEVDAATPAAAAQKYRLLDVNAGSTGSGGGDA; encoded by the coding sequence GTGTCCACACTGCACAGCGCCCCGGGCGTCGATGGTCACCCGGTCGATTCCGATCCCGAAGAGACGGCGGAATGGATCGAATCGCTCGACGCCGTGGTCCGCGAACGCGGCACCGAACGCGGCGAATACCTGTTGCGGACCCTGACCGGGCGAAGCAGAACCGCCGCTGCCGCGGTATCCCCCGAACAGCCGGTGACCACCGACTACGTCAACACGATTCCGGCCGCCGACGAACCCGCCTACCCGGGCGATGAGGCGATCGAGCGCCGGTACCGGGCATGGATGCGGTGGAACGCGGCGGTCATGGTGCACCGGGCGCAGCGGCCGGGCATCGGCGTGGGCGGTCACATCTCGACATACGCCGGCGCGGCCACCCTCTACGAGGTCGGGTTCAACCACTTCTTCCGCGGCAAGGACCACCCCGGCGGTGGCGACCAGGTCTTCTTCCAGGGCCATGCCTCGCCCGGCATGTACGCGCGCGCCTTCTTGGAGGGTCGCCTGTCCGAGGCCGACCTCGACGGCTTCCGGCAGGAGAAGTCGCACGAGGGGCATGCGCTGTCGTCGTACCCGCATCCGCGACTCATGCCCGAGTTCTGGGAGTTTCCGACGGTGTCGATGGGCATCGGCCCGATGAACGCGATCTACCAGGCGCAGTCCAACCGCTACCTGCACAACCAGGGCCTGAAGGACACGAGCGACCAGCACGTGTGGGCCTTCCTCGGCGATGGCGAGATGGACGAACCCGAGAGCCGCGGCCTGCTGCAGCTGGCGGCCAACGAAGGTCTGGACAACCTGACGTTCGTGATCAACTGCAACCTGCAGCGGCTGGACGGTCCGGTGCGCGGCAACGGCAAGATCATCCAGGAGCTCGAGGGCTTCTTCCGCGGCGCGGGCTGGAACGTCATCAAGGTCATCTGGGGCCGCGAATGGGACGACCTGCTCGCCCGCGATGAGTCCGGCGCGCTGCGCGACATCATGAACACGACCCTCGACGGCGACTACCAGACGTTCAAGGGCGAGTCGGGTGCGTTCATCCGAGACAACTTCTTCGGCCGCGACCCGCGTGCCCGGGCACTGGTCGACGAGTACACCGACGAGCAGATCTGGCAGCTCAAACGCGGCGGCCACGACTATCACAAGGTGTTCGCCGCGTACGCGCAGTCGATGCAGCGAAACGGCAAGCCGACCGTGATCCTGGCCAAGACCGTCAAGGGCTATTCGCTGGGCGCACGCTTCGAGGCGCGCAACGCGACGCATCAGATGAAGAAGTTGACGCTGGAGGACCTCAAGGCGTTCCGCGACGCGCTGCGCATCCCCATCACCGATGAGCAGCTCGACGCCGACCCGTATCAGCCCCCGTATTACCACCCGGGACAGGACGCTCCCGAGCTCCAGTACCTGCAGCAGCGCCGCCGTGAGCTCGGGGGCTATCTGCCCGAGCGCAGGCCCGACCGCACCGAGATCGCGCTGCCCGATCCGAAGGCCTATGCCGTCGCGGCGCGCGGCACCGGAGTGCAGCAGGCGGCCACCACGATGGCGTTCGTGCGCGTGCTCAAAGACCTCATGCGCGACCCGGAGTTCGGCAAGCGCATAGTGCCGATCATCCCCGACGAGGCGCGCACGTTCGGCATCGACGCGTTCTTCCCGACCGCCAAGATCTACAACCCGAAGGGGCAGAACTACCTGTCGGTCGACCGCGACATCGTGCTCGCCTACAAGGAGTCGGTCGAAGGCCGCATCCTGCACGTCGGCATCAACGAAGCCGGTTCGGTCGCCGCGTTCACCGCCGCCGGCACCGCGTACGCGACCCATGGCGTGCCGCTGATCCCGGTGTATGTGTTCTATTCGATGTTCGGGTTCCAGCGCACCGGCGACTCGCTGTGGGCGGCCGCCGACCAGATGACGCGCGGGTTCCTCATCTCGGCCACCGCAGGCCGTACGACGCTGACCGGTGAGGGGCTGCAGCATGCCGACGGGCACTCGCCGCTGCTGGCTGCCACCAATGCGGCCGTCGTGACCTACGACCCGGCGTTCGGATACGAGATCGGGCACATCGTGCGCGCAGGCCTGGAGCGCATGTACGGCGCGGAGTCGACCGACCGCAACCACATCTACAACCTCATGGTCTACAACGAGCCGATCGTGCAGCCGGCCGAGCCCGACGGCCTCGACGTCGCCGGCGTGCTGGGCGGCATCCATCGCATCTCACAGGTGGAGACGCCTCGTGCCCACCTGCTCGCCTCGGGCATCGGCGTGACCTGGGCGCAGGAGGCACAGCAGCTGCTGCGGGATGACTGGGGCATCGCGGCCGATGTCTGGTCGGTCACGTCGTGGACGGAGCTGCGCCGCGACGCCGTCGCCGCCGAAGAAGAGGCATTCCTGCACCCGGAGCGCGAGGTGCGTGTGCCGTTCATCGCGCGCCAGCTGGCGGATGCGCACGGCCCGATCGTGGCGGTCAGCGACTACGCCAAGGACTGGCCGGACTCGGTGCGCCAGTTCGTGCCGAACGACTGGGCGACCCTGGGCGCCGACGGCTTCGGCTTCTCGGATACGCGGGCCGCCGCCCGCCGGTACTTCCACATCGACGGCCCGTCCATCGTGGTGCGCACGCTGCAGCTGCTGGCTGCGCGCGGAGAGGTGGATGCCGCGACCCCGGCCGCCGCAGCGCAGAAGTACCGCCTGCTCGACGTGAACGCCGGCTCGACCGGCTCGGGCGGCGGCGACGCCTGA
- a CDS encoding HpcH/HpaI aldolase/citrate lyase family protein, whose translation MNALLTASGKRAVPAELARSWLLVAATRPETFDEAAASHADVVVLDIEDAVDASHKPDARDDVVRWLSNGGEAWVRINDVTSEFWADDLESLRRVRGLKGVMLAKTEFGAQVTDTAQRLGGDVPVVALVESAVGIENATEIARARGAFRLAFGSGDFRRDTGMAADREAMAYPRARLVISSRCGNLPGPIDGPTVGTSHPILREQSATTVTMGMTGKLCLSADQTPVVNEVISPTRTDVEWAQEFLSDFDARGRIVRDGSDLPRLGRARKIMQLAEAFDVTVPAR comes from the coding sequence ATGAATGCCCTTCTCACCGCGTCAGGCAAGCGCGCGGTCCCCGCAGAGCTCGCGCGTTCGTGGCTGCTGGTCGCCGCGACCCGGCCCGAGACCTTCGACGAGGCCGCCGCGTCGCACGCCGACGTCGTCGTGCTCGACATCGAAGACGCGGTGGATGCCTCGCACAAGCCGGATGCCCGTGACGATGTGGTGAGGTGGCTGAGCAACGGCGGCGAGGCATGGGTGCGCATCAACGACGTCACCAGCGAATTCTGGGCCGATGACCTCGAGAGCCTGCGGCGCGTGCGAGGGCTGAAGGGCGTCATGCTCGCCAAGACCGAGTTCGGCGCTCAAGTGACCGACACCGCACAGCGCCTGGGCGGCGACGTGCCCGTGGTCGCGCTGGTGGAGTCGGCAGTGGGCATCGAGAACGCCACCGAGATCGCGCGTGCGCGCGGCGCCTTCCGGCTCGCATTCGGCAGCGGCGACTTCCGTCGCGACACCGGCATGGCCGCCGATCGTGAGGCGATGGCCTACCCGCGGGCGCGCCTGGTGATCTCCAGCCGCTGTGGAAACCTGCCCGGCCCCATCGACGGTCCGACGGTGGGCACGAGCCACCCGATCCTGCGTGAGCAGTCGGCGACGACGGTGACCATGGGCATGACCGGAAAGCTGTGTCTGTCGGCCGATCAGACGCCCGTGGTCAATGAGGTCATCAGCCCGACGCGCACCGACGTCGAGTGGGCGCAGGAATTCCTGTCCGACTTCGACGCGCGCGGCCGCATCGTGCGCGACGGCAGCGACCTGCCGCGTCTGGGCCGGGCCCGCAAGATCATGCAGCTGGCCGAGGCGTTCGACGTCACGGTTCCCGCCCGCTGA
- a CDS encoding SHOCT domain-containing protein, which yields MGFWDIFWFIIWSFFFVAYLMVLFSIIGDLFRDRELNGWWKALWIIFLIFVPFLTSLVYLIARGRGMAERSATQAHAAKQATDSYIRDVAGKSPSDEIADAAKLLEAGTITTEEYEMLKAKALS from the coding sequence ATGGGATTCTGGGACATCTTCTGGTTCATCATCTGGTCGTTCTTCTTCGTCGCCTACCTGATGGTGCTGTTCTCGATCATCGGGGACCTGTTCCGCGACCGCGAGCTGAACGGCTGGTGGAAGGCTCTGTGGATCATCTTCTTGATCTTCGTGCCGTTCCTGACCTCGCTGGTCTACCTGATCGCGCGCGGCAGGGGCATGGCCGAGCGCAGCGCGACACAGGCGCATGCGGCCAAGCAGGCGACCGACTCGTACATCCGCGACGTCGCCGGCAAGAGCCCCTCGGATGAGATCGCGGATGCCGCGAAGCTGCTCGAGGCGGGCACCATCACGACCGAAGAGTACGAGATGCTGAAGGCCAAGGCCCTGAGCTGA
- a CDS encoding glycosyltransferase: MRLFFDARYIRTDFHDGISRYSADLAAALLPLAAQRGVDVVFLIWADAQRALLPAGARVLKIHAPTSVREPFTALRLNRYRPDVVFSPMQTIGTIGRRFTLILTLHDMIYYRHRRPPRDLPWPVRIGWRIFHLSYIPQRMVLDGADVVATVSRTSKIQFAQVRLTRRPVVVVPDAPQNLRALLPAGSPVVGGATNLVYMGSFMPYKNVEALVRAMGRLPGRTLHLLSRISPRRRADLEALIPDGADVVFHDGVTDAEYAQLLADRAVLVTTSYDEGYGLPIAEALALGVPAVVSDLEIFHEVAGPGARYIDPDDPDDFADAVAALDDDAVREAMVEAGGEHIARFTWPRSAAVLLEVVEKLGRSGR; the protein is encoded by the coding sequence ATGCGCCTCTTCTTCGACGCACGCTACATCCGCACCGACTTCCATGACGGCATCAGCCGCTATTCGGCGGACCTGGCGGCGGCGCTGCTGCCGCTGGCGGCACAGCGGGGCGTCGATGTGGTGTTCCTGATCTGGGCGGATGCGCAGCGGGCGCTGCTGCCGGCCGGTGCGCGTGTGCTGAAGATCCATGCCCCGACCTCGGTGCGTGAACCGTTCACCGCGCTGCGGCTGAACCGGTACCGGCCCGATGTCGTCTTCTCGCCGATGCAGACGATCGGGACGATCGGCCGCCGCTTCACGCTCATCCTCACCCTGCACGACATGATCTACTACCGGCATCGGCGGCCGCCGCGCGATCTGCCCTGGCCGGTGCGGATCGGCTGGCGCATCTTCCACCTGTCGTACATCCCGCAGAGGATGGTGCTCGACGGTGCCGACGTGGTGGCCACCGTCAGCCGCACGAGCAAGATCCAGTTCGCGCAGGTGCGCCTGACCCGCCGCCCGGTCGTGGTGGTCCCCGACGCGCCGCAGAACCTGCGTGCGCTGCTGCCGGCCGGCTCCCCCGTCGTGGGGGGAGCGACCAACCTCGTCTACATGGGCTCGTTCATGCCCTACAAGAACGTCGAGGCCCTGGTGCGTGCGATGGGGCGTCTGCCCGGTCGCACGCTGCATCTGCTCAGCCGCATCTCGCCGCGGCGCCGGGCCGACCTCGAAGCGCTGATCCCCGACGGCGCCGACGTCGTCTTCCACGACGGGGTCACCGACGCAGAGTATGCACAGCTGCTGGCCGACCGGGCGGTGCTGGTGACCACGAGCTACGACGAGGGCTACGGACTGCCGATCGCCGAGGCGCTGGCCCTCGGCGTGCCCGCCGTGGTCAGCGACCTCGAGATCTTCCACGAGGTCGCCGGCCCCGGCGCCCGCTATATCGACCCCGACGATCCGGATGACTTCGCCGATGCGGTCGCAGCGCTCGATGACGACGCCGTGCGCGAGGCCATGGTCGAGGCCGGCGGCGAGCACATCGCCCGGTTCACGTGGCCGCGGTCGGCGGCGGTGCTGCTGGAGGTCGTCGAGAAGCTCGGGCGTTCGGGTCGCTGA
- a CDS encoding glycosyltransferase, with translation MTPAPADPQHPAASDAAPDSQPLTVLLGCDTFAPHVNGAARFAERLAAGLVARGHTVHVSAPSVGHRNHGTFVEDVEGQQVTVHRLASWRWTPHDWLTFVLPWMSKHYARKVLDQVKPDVVHIQSHIVIGRGLAREARKRGIPIVATNHVMAENIIDFTTLPPVLDRVLVKLAWGDAARTLKMARAVTTPTRKAADFLESTIDIHGVVPISCGIDKANYTPDLTPRPHRRVLFVGRLTTEKHVDVTLQAIAKLVPEIDIAFEVVGGGDQRKNLEQLADRLGIADRVTFRGRVPENELRAAYTQADVFVISSIAELQSIATMEAMASGLPVIGADAVALPHLIHDGENGYLFPPGDVDALADRLRRVLTADDAEYLRMQTASLDGVEIHDIQKTLDTFEKLYRGEPT, from the coding sequence GTGACTCCCGCCCCCGCGGACCCGCAGCATCCCGCCGCCTCGGACGCCGCGCCGGACTCGCAACCGCTGACAGTGCTGCTCGGCTGCGACACGTTCGCACCACACGTGAACGGAGCCGCACGCTTCGCCGAGCGGCTGGCTGCCGGCCTGGTCGCCCGCGGGCACACCGTGCACGTCTCGGCGCCCAGTGTCGGGCACCGCAATCACGGCACGTTCGTCGAAGACGTCGAGGGACAGCAGGTCACGGTGCACCGCCTCGCGTCATGGCGATGGACCCCGCACGACTGGCTGACCTTCGTGCTGCCGTGGATGAGCAAGCACTACGCGCGCAAGGTGCTCGACCAGGTCAAGCCCGACGTCGTGCACATCCAGTCGCACATCGTGATCGGCCGCGGGCTGGCGCGCGAGGCGCGCAAGCGCGGCATCCCCATCGTGGCGACCAACCACGTCATGGCCGAGAACATCATCGACTTCACGACCCTGCCGCCGGTGCTGGACCGGGTGCTCGTCAAGCTCGCATGGGGCGACGCCGCGCGCACCCTCAAGATGGCGCGCGCGGTGACCACGCCCACGCGCAAGGCCGCAGACTTCCTCGAGTCGACGATCGACATCCACGGAGTCGTGCCGATCAGCTGCGGCATCGACAAGGCGAACTACACGCCGGATCTCACGCCGCGACCGCACCGGCGGGTGCTGTTCGTCGGGCGGCTGACCACCGAGAAGCATGTGGATGTCACGCTGCAGGCGATCGCGAAGCTCGTTCCCGAGATCGACATCGCGTTCGAGGTCGTCGGCGGCGGCGACCAGCGCAAGAACCTCGAGCAGCTGGCCGACCGGCTCGGCATCGCGGATCGGGTCACCTTCCGCGGGCGCGTCCCCGAGAACGAGCTGCGCGCCGCCTACACGCAGGCCGACGTCTTCGTCATCTCCTCGATCGCCGAGCTGCAGTCCATCGCGACGATGGAGGCCATGGCATCGGGTCTGCCGGTGATCGGGGCGGATGCCGTGGCCCTGCCGCATCTGATCCACGACGGCGAGAACGGGTACCTGTTCCCCCCGGGTGATGTCGACGCACTCGCCGATCGGCTGCGCCGGGTGCTCACCGCCGACGACGCCGAATACCTGCGGATGCAGACGGCGTCGCTGGACGGCGTGGAGATCCACGACATCCAGAAGACGCTGGACACGTTCGAGAAGCTGTACCGAGGCGAGCCGACCTGA
- a CDS encoding AI-2E family transporter, whose product MTPRDQPAVPSPPALGPALRVLLILATAVIALAGLWFARDIVGPVALGAVIVIICHPLRHPLERAGWPRWLATTAVIAVAYIVLIFLVLLLVFAGIQFARLVSDYAHDLATTAENLVAWLSSLGLDTQVSNATATFLDASTILSSVTSLGGTVIGVITALFFVLAYVIFMAVDGARYARAEQEFGRGIHSTVQRFQRFNTGVRRYYIVNASFGAVVAILDGLALWWLGIPAPVVWAILAFVTNFIPNIGFVIGLIPPALLALVVGGWPMLLAVIAIYCVVNVVLQVLVQPKFVADAVNLSLTLSFFSVIFWAFIIGPLGAILSIPLTLLVRALVLEGDPGARWLRWLSGDASIDD is encoded by the coding sequence GTGACACCACGCGACCAGCCTGCAGTGCCCTCCCCGCCTGCGCTCGGTCCGGCCTTGCGGGTCCTTCTCATTCTTGCGACAGCCGTCATCGCGCTCGCCGGTCTGTGGTTCGCACGCGACATCGTCGGGCCGGTCGCGCTCGGTGCGGTCATCGTCATCATCTGCCACCCGTTGCGCCATCCGCTCGAGCGCGCCGGATGGCCGCGGTGGCTGGCCACGACGGCTGTGATCGCCGTGGCATACATCGTGCTCATCTTCCTCGTGCTCCTCCTCGTGTTCGCCGGCATCCAGTTCGCACGACTGGTCTCCGACTACGCGCACGACCTCGCCACGACTGCGGAGAACCTCGTCGCGTGGCTCAGCTCTCTGGGACTGGACACGCAGGTGTCGAATGCCACGGCGACCTTCCTCGACGCGTCGACGATCCTCTCCTCCGTGACCTCACTGGGCGGCACGGTGATCGGGGTGATCACGGCGCTGTTCTTCGTGCTCGCCTACGTGATCTTCATGGCTGTCGACGGAGCACGGTACGCGCGCGCCGAGCAGGAGTTCGGCCGCGGCATCCACTCCACCGTCCAGCGCTTCCAGCGCTTCAACACCGGAGTGCGCCGGTATTACATCGTCAACGCGAGCTTCGGGGCGGTGGTGGCGATCCTGGACGGACTCGCCCTGTGGTGGCTGGGCATTCCCGCACCGGTCGTCTGGGCGATCCTCGCGTTCGTGACGAACTTCATCCCGAACATCGGCTTCGTGATCGGTCTGATCCCACCGGCGCTGTTGGCGCTGGTGGTGGGAGGCTGGCCGATGCTGCTCGCGGTGATCGCGATCTACTGCGTCGTCAACGTCGTCCTGCAGGTGCTCGTGCAGCCGAAGTTCGTTGCGGATGCCGTGAACCTGAGCCTCACGCTGAGCTTCTTCTCCGTCATCTTCTGGGCGTTCATCATCGGCCCGCTGGGTGCGATCCTGTCGATCCCGCTGACGCTGCTGGTGCGCGCGCTCGTGCTCGAGGGCGACCCCGGAGCGCGGTGGCTGCGCTGGCTGTCGGGTGACGCGTCCATCGACGACTGA
- a CDS encoding formylglycine-generating enzyme family protein has protein sequence MVQLPGGEFRMGSDEFYPDERPVHDREVAGFWIDRFEVTNEDYAAFVDETAYVTVAERELDPATFPGADQADLVPGSMVFTPTSGPTDLSDWRNWWRWQPGACWRCPFGPDSGIDDRMRHPVVHIAYEDATAYATWAGLRLPTEAEHEYAARGGLVGARFAWGDETYPDGVALANSWLGRFPYDNQGVGGTAPVGAYPPNGYGLYDMIGNVWEWTTDFYTPRHVRLTEKPVDAGKRTNLLARASAQEAFPDIPRRVLKGGSHLCSPDYCLRFRPAARSPQAEDTGMSHIGFRCARDA, from the coding sequence ATGGTCCAGCTGCCGGGCGGCGAGTTCCGCATGGGCTCCGACGAGTTCTATCCCGACGAGCGACCGGTCCACGATCGTGAGGTCGCCGGGTTCTGGATCGATCGGTTCGAGGTCACCAACGAGGACTACGCGGCGTTCGTCGACGAGACCGCTTACGTCACGGTCGCAGAGCGTGAACTCGATCCTGCGACGTTCCCCGGCGCCGACCAGGCCGACCTGGTGCCCGGCTCCATGGTCTTCACGCCGACGAGCGGGCCCACTGATCTGAGCGACTGGCGCAATTGGTGGCGCTGGCAGCCCGGGGCATGCTGGCGCTGTCCGTTCGGTCCCGACTCGGGCATCGACGACAGGATGCGGCATCCCGTCGTCCACATCGCCTACGAGGACGCCACCGCGTACGCGACGTGGGCGGGCCTCCGGCTGCCGACCGAGGCCGAGCACGAGTACGCGGCACGCGGCGGACTGGTCGGGGCGCGGTTCGCCTGGGGCGATGAGACCTACCCCGACGGCGTCGCGCTGGCCAACTCATGGCTGGGGCGATTCCCCTACGACAACCAGGGTGTGGGCGGCACGGCTCCCGTCGGCGCATACCCGCCCAACGGCTACGGCCTGTACGACATGATCGGCAACGTCTGGGAGTGGACCACCGACTTCTACACACCGCGTCACGTGCGACTGACCGAGAAGCCCGTCGACGCCGGAAAGCGCACCAATCTGCTTGCGCGGGCCAGCGCGCAGGAGGCTTTTCCGGACATTCCCCGGCGCGTTCTCAAGGGCGGGTCGCACCTGTGCTCGCCGGACTACTGCCTGCGGTTCCGCCCCGCCGCCCGCTCGCCGCAGGCGGAGGACACCGGGATGTCGCACATCGGATTCCGCTGCGCGCGCGACGCGTGA
- a CDS encoding DUF2252 domain-containing protein: protein MTHIDVPRAPSTAEGIAAGRARRAQMRRRELARLGDGPRDPIGIIARQNQTRVADLVPVRTERMSSSAFTFYRGTAALMAADLARGPSSGIRVASCGDAHVANFGFYASPARELVFDLNDFDEAAWAPWEWDLKRLVTSVVIAGQATSRDDAVVQRAARQAVRRYARALRAGLQLSPAQRYFTHFAADAAAAGLDTVSRRALRSAIRDARKRTGERAARRATEADAQGRHTFVENPPTMTHVEPALVDGVHSLVEQYAQSANVDIRVLLRSYTVSDVARRVVGVGSVGTRCFLVLLADGDGRTLLLQAKEAGRSVLVEHGGVDQPDEVAEHTAQHGEGGRVVAMQRILQGASDPFLGHLRSSADSLGGGVDLYVRQFHDMKGGIDIETLEDVPFQRYAQACAIVLARAHSQSPATAIVSGYLGNGRAAVEPMLEWAYAYADVSRADHQAFVDAHAGRATE from the coding sequence ATGACGCACATCGACGTGCCCCGGGCGCCGTCCACGGCAGAGGGCATCGCCGCCGGACGAGCCCGACGCGCGCAGATGCGCCGTCGCGAGCTGGCGCGGCTGGGTGACGGTCCGCGCGACCCGATCGGCATCATCGCCCGGCAGAACCAGACGCGCGTCGCCGATCTCGTGCCGGTGCGCACCGAGCGGATGAGTTCGAGCGCGTTCACGTTCTATCGCGGTACCGCCGCGCTCATGGCCGCGGACCTGGCCCGGGGCCCGTCCAGCGGCATCCGAGTCGCCTCATGCGGTGACGCGCATGTGGCCAATTTCGGCTTCTACGCGTCGCCGGCGCGCGAGCTCGTGTTCGACCTCAACGACTTCGACGAGGCGGCGTGGGCCCCGTGGGAATGGGACCTGAAGCGTCTGGTCACCAGCGTCGTGATCGCCGGGCAGGCCACGTCCCGCGACGATGCGGTGGTGCAGCGGGCCGCGCGGCAGGCCGTCCGCCGGTACGCTCGTGCGCTGCGGGCCGGGCTGCAGCTGTCACCCGCTCAGCGATACTTCACGCACTTCGCCGCCGACGCCGCAGCCGCAGGGCTCGACACGGTGTCGCGCAGGGCGCTGCGCTCGGCCATTCGCGACGCGCGCAAGCGCACCGGAGAGCGCGCGGCTCGCCGCGCGACCGAAGCCGACGCACAGGGACGGCACACGTTCGTCGAGAACCCGCCGACGATGACCCACGTCGAACCGGCGCTGGTGGACGGCGTCCACTCGCTCGTCGAGCAGTACGCGCAGTCGGCCAACGTCGACATCCGCGTGCTGCTGCGCAGTTACACGGTCAGCGACGTCGCGCGACGCGTCGTCGGCGTGGGCAGCGTCGGCACCCGATGCTTCTTGGTGCTGCTGGCAGACGGCGACGGCAGGACGCTGCTGCTGCAGGCCAAGGAGGCCGGGCGCAGCGTGCTTGTCGAACACGGCGGTGTCGACCAGCCCGATGAGGTCGCCGAGCACACCGCGCAGCACGGAGAGGGGGGCCGTGTCGTGGCCATGCAGAGAATCCTGCAGGGCGCATCCGACCCCTTTCTCGGCCATCTTCGATCGTCTGCCGACTCGCTCGGCGGCGGCGTCGACCTCTACGTGCGTCAGTTCCACGACATGAAGGGCGGCATCGACATCGAGACGCTCGAGGACGTGCCGTTCCAGCGGTACGCGCAAGCGTGCGCGATCGTGCTGGCCCGCGCGCATTCGCAGTCGCCGGCGACGGCGATCGTGTCGGGCTATCTGGGGAACGGCCGCGCCGCGGTCGAGCCCATGCTCGAATGGGCATATGCCTATGCCGACGTGTCGCGAGCCGACCATCAGGCGTTCGTCGACGCGCACGCGGGGCGAGCGACAGAGTGA